The proteins below come from a single Ictidomys tridecemlineatus isolate mIctTri1 chromosome 8, mIctTri1.hap1, whole genome shotgun sequence genomic window:
- the Dynlt1 gene encoding dynein light chain Tctex-type 1, whose protein sequence is MEDFQAAEETAFVVDEVSNIVKEAIESAIGGNAYQHSKVNQWTTNVVEQTLSQLTKLGKPFKYIVTCVIMQKNGAGLHTASSCFWDSSTDGSCTVRWENKTMYCIVSAFGLSI, encoded by the exons ATGGAAGACTTCCAGGCTGCCGAGGAG actgcttttgttgttgatgaaGTGAGCAACATTGTCAAAGAG GCTATAGAAAGTGCCATCGGCGGTAATGCTTACCAGCACAGCAAAGTCAACCAGTGGACTACAAATGTCGTAGAACAAACCTTAAGCCAACTCACCAAGCTGGGAAAACCGTTTAAATATATCG tGACCTGTGTAATTATGCAAAAGAATGGAGCTGGGTTACACACGGCAAGTTCCTGCTTCTGGGACAGCTCTACTGATG GGAGCTGCACTGTGCGATGGGAGAACAAGACCATGTACTGCATTGTCAGCGCCTTTGGACTGTCCATCTGA